A genome region from Nocardia sp. NBC_00565 includes the following:
- a CDS encoding aldehyde dehydrogenase family protein: MTTAYSFSSQLYIDGRWRDAESDARVTVRNPATEETIAEVPQAALADVRRAITAARKAFDDGPWPRTKPAERAAVLLRMAAEMERRLPELAAVNMAEAGSVRGLAETLQTRLPVAHLRDMAERVMPAFAWERPMDPTIMPGVGVFQGQYRREPFGVCALISAYNFPFFLSMMKLIPALAAGCTVVLKPAPTTPLEALLIGDFAEAAGLPPGVLNIVTGDIEAGQELTTNPMVDLVSFTGSDTVGRMVYTQAAASMKKVILELGGKSASIVRADGDLDGAVRSALVGITTHAGQGCSLLTRTIVHESVHDELVERIRAGLAGVRVGDPADESTTMGPLISQAQRDKVEKLIRTGAEEGARIVTGGGRPAGLDKGYFLEPTLFTGVDNSMTIAQTEFFGPVGVVIPFRTDQDAIRIANDSPYGLAGAVWSADTATAYEIATQIRAGGVTINGGSTGVNPRTAFGGYKQSGIGREWGEFGLDEYLQIKSINWAAR, translated from the coding sequence ATGACAACGGCGTACTCGTTCTCTTCCCAGCTCTATATCGACGGACGCTGGCGCGATGCCGAATCGGACGCGCGCGTCACCGTGCGCAATCCAGCGACGGAGGAGACGATCGCAGAGGTCCCGCAGGCCGCGCTTGCCGACGTGCGGCGTGCGATCACCGCCGCGCGCAAGGCTTTCGACGATGGCCCGTGGCCCCGGACGAAACCCGCCGAACGGGCCGCGGTGCTGCTGCGGATGGCCGCGGAAATGGAGCGCCGCCTGCCTGAGCTCGCCGCTGTCAACATGGCCGAGGCCGGATCGGTGCGCGGGCTGGCGGAGACCCTGCAGACCCGACTTCCGGTGGCGCACCTGCGCGATATGGCCGAGCGGGTGATGCCTGCCTTCGCCTGGGAGCGCCCGATGGATCCGACCATCATGCCGGGCGTCGGCGTCTTCCAGGGGCAATACCGCCGGGAGCCCTTCGGCGTGTGCGCGCTGATCTCGGCCTACAACTTCCCGTTCTTCCTCAGCATGATGAAGCTGATCCCCGCCCTCGCCGCGGGCTGCACCGTCGTACTGAAACCCGCACCCACCACCCCGCTGGAAGCGCTGCTGATCGGCGACTTCGCCGAGGCGGCCGGACTGCCGCCGGGCGTGCTGAACATCGTCACCGGCGATATCGAGGCCGGTCAGGAACTGACCACCAACCCCATGGTGGACCTGGTCAGCTTCACCGGGTCGGACACCGTCGGCCGGATGGTCTACACCCAGGCCGCGGCGTCGATGAAGAAGGTCATCCTCGAACTCGGCGGCAAATCCGCGAGTATCGTCCGCGCCGACGGCGACCTCGACGGAGCCGTCCGGTCCGCGCTCGTCGGCATCACAACCCATGCGGGCCAAGGTTGTTCACTGCTGACCCGCACGATCGTGCACGAGTCGGTCCACGACGAACTCGTCGAGCGGATCCGCGCCGGCCTGGCCGGGGTCCGGGTCGGCGATCCCGCGGACGAATCCACCACCATGGGCCCGTTGATCAGCCAGGCACAGCGCGACAAGGTGGAGAAGCTGATCCGCACCGGCGCGGAGGAAGGGGCACGGATCGTCACCGGCGGCGGACGTCCCGCCGGGCTCGACAAGGGCTACTTCTTGGAGCCGACCCTGTTCACCGGTGTCGACAACTCGATGACGATCGCGCAGACGGAGTTCTTCGGCCCGGTCGGCGTGGTGATCCCGTTCCGCACCGACCAAGACGCGATCCGGATCGCCAACGACAGCCCCTACGGCTTGGCCGGCGCCGTCTGGAGCGCCGATACCGCGACCGCCTATGAGATCGCGACCCAGATCCGCGCCGGCGGCGTCACCATCAACGGCGGCAGCACCGGCGTGAACCCGCGAACAGCCTTCGGCGGATATAAACAGAGCGGAATCGGCCGCGAATGGGGCGAATTCGGGCTGGACGAATACTTGCAGATCAAGAGCATCAATTGGGCCGCCCGCTGA
- a CDS encoding LLM class flavin-dependent oxidoreductase: MRFGIPWPGRDVARVAEQAGVGAFCTGDFVDHDAYLNLAEMVTGTERALVGPAIAYAFARTPYAHATAMRQLHAQAPGRLFLGLGTAAFRINRDWFGVPADRPVDRVAETVEVIRAWLHAENGDKISYSGEFYSIDADVRAPVFGRLEIPILLAGFNTRMAATAGRVGDGVIGHGLFTRSWWNDVVRPAVERGATAAGHTERPLEHGWIITAVDDAAPERAIADARRMIAFYLTVKTYDPFVAHHGWEDPVERLRTAFRAGDTDAMAAAVTDEMLTEIAVCGTTAEARDALKRRTDSIARDVGYFAPPSYLVSRKRRAAYAEASLALIDIVSA; encoded by the coding sequence ATGAGGTTCGGTATCCCGTGGCCCGGTCGTGACGTCGCGCGCGTGGCCGAACAGGCCGGTGTCGGCGCGTTCTGCACCGGAGACTTCGTCGACCACGATGCCTACCTCAACCTGGCCGAGATGGTGACCGGCACCGAGCGGGCCCTGGTCGGCCCCGCCATCGCCTACGCATTCGCCCGCACGCCGTACGCGCACGCCACCGCGATGCGTCAGTTGCACGCACAGGCCCCCGGCCGACTGTTTCTCGGGCTCGGCACCGCCGCCTTTCGGATAAATCGCGACTGGTTCGGCGTACCGGCCGATCGTCCGGTGGACCGGGTGGCCGAGACCGTCGAGGTCATCCGCGCCTGGCTGCACGCCGAAAACGGCGACAAGATCAGCTATTCCGGCGAGTTCTACTCGATCGACGCCGACGTCCGCGCCCCCGTATTCGGCCGACTCGAGATCCCGATCCTGCTGGCCGGCTTCAACACCCGCATGGCCGCCACCGCGGGCCGCGTCGGCGACGGTGTCATCGGGCACGGGCTGTTCACGCGCTCCTGGTGGAACGATGTCGTGCGCCCCGCCGTCGAGCGCGGTGCGACCGCCGCCGGCCACACCGAGCGCCCCCTCGAACACGGCTGGATCATCACCGCCGTCGACGATGCCGCACCCGAACGCGCCATCGCCGACGCCCGGCGCATGATCGCCTTCTACCTCACGGTCAAGACCTACGACCCGTTCGTCGCGCATCACGGCTGGGAAGATCCGGTCGAGCGGCTGCGCACGGCGTTCCGCGCCGGGGACACCGATGCGATGGCCGCGGCCGTCACCGATGAGATGCTCACCGAGATCGCTGTCTGCGGCACCACCGCCGAGGCCCGCGACGCCCTCAAACGCCGCACCGACTCGATCGCCCGCGATGTCGGCTACTTCGCACCACCGTCCTATCTGGTGAGTCGCAAACGCCGCGCCGCCTACGCCGAAGCCAGCCTCGCGCTGATCGACATCGTGTCGGCCTGA
- a CDS encoding enoyl-CoA hydratase/isomerase family protein: MEPKTVLYDVTDHVATITLNRPEAMNSFNQQMLEDFDQIWRAVKYDDDVHVVVLRAAGDRAFCTGMDVKEGFDRHPNVWSQTDPGDRLSPKLNQVWKPLVCAVQGMAAGGAFYWLNEADIIICSDDAAFFDPHVSYGLTAALEPIGLARRIPLGETLRIALLGLDERVSPARALQIGLVSEVLPREQLWERADELAHIIAAKPPAAIQGTVRAIWESLDSHRTQALRTGLSYTQIGNPIGKAEVDRANVPRRKWTLR, from the coding sequence ATGGAGCCGAAAACCGTCCTGTACGACGTGACCGACCACGTCGCGACGATCACCCTGAACCGACCGGAAGCCATGAACAGCTTCAACCAGCAGATGCTCGAGGATTTCGACCAGATCTGGCGCGCAGTCAAATACGACGACGACGTGCACGTCGTGGTGCTGCGCGCCGCGGGCGACCGCGCGTTCTGCACCGGTATGGATGTCAAGGAGGGCTTCGACCGCCACCCCAATGTCTGGTCGCAGACCGACCCCGGCGACCGCCTGTCGCCGAAGCTCAATCAAGTATGGAAACCGCTCGTGTGCGCGGTCCAGGGCATGGCCGCGGGCGGTGCGTTCTACTGGCTCAACGAGGCCGACATCATCATCTGCTCGGATGACGCGGCATTCTTCGATCCGCATGTCAGCTATGGACTCACCGCAGCGCTCGAGCCCATCGGACTCGCCCGGCGCATCCCGCTCGGTGAGACATTGCGCATCGCCCTGCTCGGCCTCGACGAGCGCGTGTCTCCCGCGCGCGCCTTGCAGATCGGCCTGGTCAGCGAGGTGCTGCCGCGCGAACAACTCTGGGAACGCGCCGACGAACTCGCACACATCATCGCCGCCAAACCACCGGCCGCGATCCAGGGCACGGTCCGGGCGATCTGGGAATCGCTCGATTCGCACCGCACCCAGGCGCTGCGCACCGGACTGTCCTATACCCAGATCGGCAACCCGATCGGGAAGGCCGAAGTCGACCGCGCCAACGTGCCGAGGCGGAAGTGGACGCTGCGATGA
- a CDS encoding class I adenylate-forming enzyme family protein: MNIAMLLDMAADGFGDRVVVGRTQDGLTPERLRALSGGGARAVCAAGADAIIYLAVNGPAFQVALFAAARAGVPLVPVNYRLGSAQLDALLANHPRALGIADPEQAEALRRAGLPVQSPAEWLAAAADSGDAGDDDPVAADAPAVLIYTSGTTSAPKGVVLRHHNLVSYVLGTVEFAGADVEDAALMSVPPYHIAAVSNVLTNLYAGRRVLTLEQFTPEGWLDLVREQRITNAMVVPTMLARIMDAEGLDRSVPTLRALAYGGAKMPGRVIEAALREWPHVDFVNAYGLTETSSTISVLGPEDHRAAIASDDPAVLARLGSAGRPVPGIELEVRDESDAVVAAGEPGQIWVRGEQVSGEYAGHGSSVDERGFFYTRDFGRLDADGYLYIEGRVDDTIIRGAENIAPAEIEDVLLRHPDVLDAVVVGIPDEEWGQRIEAVVVPRGGVAIDAEQLRAVVRQTLRGAKTPDRITYWPELPRTATGKLVRRDIVTTLTADRQPTAG, from the coding sequence ATGAATATCGCGATGCTGCTGGATATGGCCGCCGATGGATTCGGTGACCGGGTCGTGGTCGGACGCACCCAGGACGGGCTGACCCCCGAGCGCTTGCGTGCCCTGTCCGGCGGCGGGGCTCGTGCGGTGTGCGCGGCCGGCGCCGACGCGATCATTTACTTGGCGGTGAACGGCCCGGCCTTCCAGGTGGCGCTGTTCGCCGCGGCTCGGGCCGGTGTGCCGCTGGTACCGGTGAACTACCGGTTGGGCAGTGCGCAACTGGACGCACTGTTGGCGAATCATCCACGCGCGCTGGGGATTGCGGACCCGGAGCAGGCCGAGGCGTTGCGCCGGGCCGGTCTGCCGGTGCAGAGTCCGGCCGAATGGCTCGCCGCCGCGGCCGACAGCGGCGATGCGGGCGACGACGATCCGGTAGCGGCCGATGCCCCGGCGGTGCTGATCTATACGAGCGGGACGACCTCGGCGCCGAAGGGTGTCGTGCTGCGGCATCACAACCTGGTGTCGTATGTGCTCGGCACGGTGGAGTTCGCGGGTGCCGATGTCGAGGATGCGGCGTTGATGAGTGTGCCGCCGTACCACATCGCCGCCGTGTCGAATGTGCTGACGAATCTGTATGCGGGGCGGCGTGTACTCACCCTCGAGCAGTTCACGCCCGAGGGCTGGCTCGATCTCGTGCGGGAGCAGCGCATCACGAACGCGATGGTGGTGCCGACGATGCTCGCGCGGATCATGGATGCCGAGGGGCTCGACCGGTCGGTGCCCACGCTGCGCGCGTTGGCGTACGGCGGTGCGAAGATGCCGGGCCGCGTCATCGAGGCCGCGCTGCGCGAATGGCCGCATGTCGATTTCGTCAACGCCTACGGGCTGACGGAGACCTCGTCCACGATCTCGGTGCTCGGTCCGGAGGACCACCGGGCGGCGATCGCCAGCGACGATCCCGCGGTGCTGGCCCGGCTCGGTTCGGCCGGTCGGCCGGTGCCCGGAATCGAGCTGGAGGTCCGTGACGAGTCCGACGCGGTCGTGGCGGCGGGGGAGCCGGGGCAGATCTGGGTGCGCGGCGAACAGGTCTCGGGCGAATACGCGGGACACGGTTCGTCGGTCGATGAACGGGGCTTTTTCTATACCCGCGACTTCGGCCGCCTCGACGCCGACGGCTACCTCTACATCGAGGGCCGGGTCGATGACACCATCATCCGCGGCGCGGAGAATATCGCGCCCGCCGAGATCGAGGATGTACTGCTGCGACATCCGGATGTGCTCGACGCCGTCGTCGTCGGCATCCCGGACGAGGAATGGGGCCAGCGCATCGAGGCCGTCGTCGTACCACGCGGCGGTGTTGCGATCGACGCGGAGCAACTGCGCGCGGTCGTGCGGCAGACGTTGCGCGGTGCGAAAACCCCCGACCGCATCACCTACTGGCCCGAACTGCCCCGCACCGCGACCGGCAAGCTTGTACGCCGCGATATCGTCACAACGCTGACCGCGGACCGCCAGCCGACCGCGGGCTGA
- a CDS encoding AMP-binding protein has translation MTGETRTLLAEIERGALVDEYGLTSGVGAPVHLAGLLDECERGAATLASLREFIVGAAGVPPALVDRADRAGIAAYRSYGSSEHPTVSSGTPSDPLVKRATTDGRVISGNEVRVVDDDGMDVPSGAAGEIVTRGGELFLGYTDPTLDAESFLPGRWFRTGDIGRVDADGYLTLPRTAAGKVQKFVLREQLR, from the coding sequence ATGACCGGCGAGACCCGAACCCTGCTGGCGGAGATCGAGCGCGGCGCGCTGGTCGACGAGTACGGCCTCACCTCCGGTGTCGGTGCGCCGGTGCACCTGGCCGGATTGCTCGATGAGTGCGAACGCGGCGCCGCGACGCTCGCGAGCTTGCGCGAGTTCATCGTCGGCGCCGCTGGCGTGCCGCCCGCGCTGGTGGACCGGGCCGATCGGGCCGGAATCGCCGCCTATCGGTCGTATGGTTCCAGCGAGCATCCGACGGTCAGCTCCGGGACGCCGTCGGATCCGCTGGTCAAACGGGCCACCACCGACGGGCGCGTAATCAGCGGCAACGAGGTGCGCGTCGTCGACGACGACGGCATGGACGTGCCGAGCGGCGCGGCGGGCGAGATCGTCACCCGGGGCGGCGAGCTGTTCCTCGGCTACACCGATCCGACGCTCGACGCCGAGTCATTCCTACCGGGCCGCTGGTTCCGAACCGGCGATATCGGCCGCGTAGATGCCGATGGCTACCTGACGCTGCCGCGTACGGCCGCGGGCAAGGTGCAGAAGTTCGTGCTGCGCGAGCAGTTGCGTTGA
- a CDS encoding SDR family NAD(P)-dependent oxidoreductase gives MGRPLTGRRAVVSGAASGIGAAAVASFLEAGADVVGLFHTAPPPKDLVGRCEWVACDARDRASVEKAFTQATSILGGLDVLLHAAGSWRPSTPESLSDDELDQVLDTNLRSTILTNQAAFERMREGGGHIINLGSGEGVRGNPMAPHYAVAKAGVHAWTRSAATAWGKFGVTVNALAPAVSTANAERLWDHLGAKGAAVFKERLRATMPLRGELGDPDTDLAPIMVFLAGTGARFITGQLIAVNGGLQMLSA, from the coding sequence GTGGGCCGGCCGCTCACCGGTCGGCGCGCGGTGGTGTCCGGGGCGGCCAGTGGCATCGGCGCGGCGGCAGTGGCGTCCTTCCTCGAAGCCGGGGCGGATGTGGTCGGTCTGTTCCATACCGCACCGCCCCCGAAGGATCTCGTGGGACGGTGCGAGTGGGTGGCGTGCGATGCGCGCGATCGCGCTTCGGTCGAGAAGGCGTTCACACAGGCGACGTCGATTCTGGGTGGACTCGATGTCCTGCTGCACGCGGCGGGCTCGTGGCGGCCGAGTACGCCGGAGTCGCTGTCCGATGACGAGCTCGATCAGGTCCTCGACACCAATCTGCGCTCGACGATCCTGACCAACCAAGCGGCGTTCGAGCGTATGCGCGAGGGTGGCGGACACATCATCAATCTCGGTTCGGGCGAGGGCGTTCGCGGAAATCCGATGGCGCCGCACTATGCGGTGGCGAAGGCCGGTGTCCATGCGTGGACTCGGTCCGCGGCCACCGCGTGGGGGAAATTCGGGGTCACCGTCAACGCCCTGGCGCCGGCGGTCAGCACGGCGAATGCCGAACGGCTGTGGGATCACCTGGGTGCGAAGGGCGCCGCGGTATTCAAGGAACGCTTGCGGGCGACCATGCCGCTGCGGGGTGAGCTCGGTGATCCGGATACCGATCTCGCCCCCATCATGGTGTTCCTGGCAGGTACCGGGGCACGGTTCATCACAGGTCAGCTGATCGCGGTCAACGGCGGCCTGCAGATGCTCAGCGCCTGA
- a CDS encoding mycofactocin-coupled SDR family oxidoreductase, translated as MTTPKRGDEIPAPPPPTAPTSRRFVGKVALVTGAARGQGRAEAVRFAAEGADVIALDICRTLETTKYPGATPADLAETVALVEKYDRRIVAREVDTRDFDALAAAVREGVAELGGLDVVVANAGMTAAARAWEIDADHWRETIDINLTGAFHTAKATVPILLEQGRGGSIVFTGSVSSVRGLPFLAAYVAAKHGVLGLAKTLANELAEYRIRVNTVIPHGVDTDLRVPELFELMESAPQQQLLYIPSLPDQKSTVDDIAAAIAWLASDEARHVTGIELPVDLGRTNR; from the coding sequence ATGACGACACCCAAGCGTGGCGACGAGATCCCCGCACCGCCACCGCCCACCGCACCGACCAGTCGGCGGTTCGTCGGCAAGGTCGCCTTGGTCACGGGCGCGGCGCGCGGTCAGGGCCGGGCCGAGGCCGTGCGGTTTGCGGCCGAAGGAGCCGATGTCATCGCGCTCGACATCTGCCGCACCCTGGAGACAACGAAGTATCCGGGAGCGACGCCGGCGGATCTTGCCGAAACCGTCGCCCTTGTCGAGAAATACGACCGCCGGATCGTGGCCCGCGAGGTCGACACCCGTGACTTCGACGCACTCGCCGCCGCTGTCCGCGAGGGTGTCGCCGAACTCGGCGGCCTGGATGTCGTGGTGGCGAATGCCGGTATGACCGCCGCCGCCCGCGCCTGGGAGATCGACGCGGACCACTGGCGCGAGACCATCGACATCAACCTCACCGGCGCGTTCCATACGGCGAAGGCGACCGTGCCGATCCTGCTCGAGCAGGGGCGCGGCGGCAGCATCGTGTTCACCGGATCCGTCTCGAGCGTGCGCGGTCTGCCCTTCCTCGCGGCCTACGTCGCCGCCAAACACGGCGTCCTCGGGTTGGCCAAGACGCTCGCGAACGAACTCGCCGAGTACCGCATCCGGGTCAATACGGTGATCCCGCACGGTGTGGACACCGATCTGCGTGTCCCCGAATTGTTCGAGCTGATGGAGTCGGCCCCGCAGCAACAGCTGCTGTACATCCCGAGCCTGCCCGACCAGAAGAGCACGGTCGACGATATCGCCGCCGCCATCGCCTGGCTCGCCTCCGACGAGGCCCGCCATGTCACCGGAATCGAACTCCCGGTGGACCTCGGCCGCACCAACCGCTGA
- a CDS encoding AMP-binding protein: MRLTELAAELADKPAIVMGGSGAVLTYRELEDQSNRIAQAFRERGLRPGDHIALLFDNTIDVFPIVWAAQRSGLLYTPVNWHLSDAEAIYIVQNCEARLLLFAPALADLAAAVGRALPELERIVTGDVPGCRVSRGSWRAGPSSRSRTRSRATTCSIPPGRPADPRGSSRRSPGSRSVPGCRSIIGWPPLSVSAGKRSTGRTAESSRSDRLQE; this comes from the coding sequence ATGCGGCTCACCGAACTGGCGGCGGAGCTGGCGGACAAGCCCGCGATCGTGATGGGTGGTTCGGGCGCCGTGCTCACCTACCGCGAGCTCGAAGACCAGTCGAATCGGATCGCGCAAGCGTTCCGGGAACGCGGGCTGCGCCCGGGTGACCACATTGCGTTGCTGTTCGACAACACCATCGACGTGTTTCCGATCGTGTGGGCAGCTCAGCGCTCCGGGTTGTTGTACACGCCGGTGAACTGGCATCTGTCCGATGCCGAAGCGATTTACATCGTGCAGAACTGCGAGGCTCGCCTGTTGCTGTTCGCGCCCGCTTTGGCGGACCTGGCCGCGGCGGTCGGTCGTGCGCTACCCGAACTCGAGCGGATCGTCACCGGCGATGTGCCGGGGTGCAGAGTCTCGCGCGGGTCGTGGCGGGCCGGTCCATCGAGCCGATCGAGGACGAGGTCGAGGGCTACTACATGTTCTATTCCTCCGGGACGACCGGCCGACCCAAGGGGATCCTCCCGGAGGTCTCCGGGCTCCCGTTCGGTACCGGGCTGCCGATCGATCATCGGATGGCCGCCGCTTTCGGTTTCGGCCGGGAAACGGTCTACCGGCCGCACAGCGGAGTCGTCCCGAAGCGACCGACTTCAGGAGTGA
- a CDS encoding phosphotransferase family protein encodes MSIVASSPDLLRDLTARTAAAVRGWVPGATVDGVEPLTGGTSSLTFVAALSGAPAEYERVVLKVAPPGLAPVRNRDVLRQARIMRVLAGQHGVRVPAVLFSDVGAPPETSPFVAMELVPGECVEPVLTPRGTVPAGQVRARALEAARMLADLHRVDPLRTALAAEPVMSLGAEIDRWTRAFTTVSEDLRTGYAAVADRLHATMPAATAPVFTHGDYRLGNTLCEGERVTSIIDWEIWSLGDPRIDVTWLGFFTDEARHPASLSDEPTGMPGKAELVDAYQEARGAALRDLPWFEALTKYKESAATALLIKRGRKAGTLTEMHRRMLPALPMLLAEAMALLG; translated from the coding sequence GTGAGCATTGTCGCGAGCAGCCCGGATCTGCTGCGGGATCTGACCGCGCGCACCGCGGCGGCGGTGCGCGGCTGGGTTCCGGGGGCCACGGTGGACGGCGTCGAGCCGCTCACCGGCGGCACGTCGAGTCTGACCTTCGTGGCCGCGCTATCCGGCGCCCCTGCCGAGTATGAGCGCGTCGTCCTGAAGGTGGCCCCACCCGGCCTGGCGCCGGTGCGTAACCGGGATGTACTGCGCCAGGCGCGGATCATGCGGGTGCTGGCGGGGCAGCACGGCGTGCGGGTACCCGCGGTCCTGTTCTCCGACGTGGGCGCACCGCCGGAGACCTCGCCGTTCGTGGCCATGGAGTTGGTGCCGGGGGAGTGTGTGGAACCGGTGCTCACGCCGCGCGGCACCGTACCCGCCGGACAGGTGCGGGCGCGCGCCCTCGAAGCGGCCCGCATGCTCGCCGACCTGCACCGGGTCGATCCATTGCGCACCGCGCTGGCGGCCGAGCCCGTCATGTCGCTCGGCGCCGAGATCGACCGTTGGACAAGGGCTTTCACCACGGTTTCGGAGGATCTGCGTACCGGCTACGCGGCGGTCGCGGACCGGTTGCACGCCACCATGCCCGCCGCGACGGCGCCGGTGTTCACTCACGGTGACTACCGGCTGGGCAACACGTTGTGCGAGGGCGAGCGGGTCACCTCGATCATCGACTGGGAGATCTGGTCGCTCGGCGACCCTCGGATCGATGTGACCTGGTTGGGTTTCTTCACCGACGAGGCGCGGCACCCGGCATCCCTGTCGGACGAGCCGACGGGGATGCCAGGCAAGGCGGAGCTGGTCGACGCTTATCAGGAGGCGCGGGGTGCAGCCCTGCGGGATCTGCCGTGGTTCGAGGCGCTCACCAAATACAAGGAGTCCGCCGCGACCGCATTGCTGATCAAGCGCGGGCGCAAGGCCGGCACACTGACCGAGATGCACCGGCGCATGCTGCCCGCGCTGCCGATGCTCTTGGCCGAGGCGATGGCACTGCTCGGCTAG
- a CDS encoding SDR family NAD(P)-dependent oxidoreductase: protein MTDNEFQGKVAFITGGGRGFGKAFGTALAGRGAHVVLADIDGDVAASAAAELTANGASAIGVACDVADETRVGEVIGEVAERHGGLDILVNNAGLHAAYNKPFAELGLAKTRRLFDVNVMGVIICTLAAKAAMSGRAGASIVNISSSAAYPNRAAYGVSKLAVRGLTMEFAHELAADGIRVNAIAPGLIFTDTIRAELAPSEVERVMGQQILRREGEEQDIVEALLYLVSSKASFVTGETLRVTGGFTLSV, encoded by the coding sequence ATGACGGATAACGAATTTCAGGGCAAGGTCGCGTTCATTACCGGAGGCGGCCGCGGCTTCGGCAAGGCGTTCGGCACCGCGCTGGCGGGTCGTGGCGCGCATGTGGTGCTAGCCGATATCGACGGCGATGTAGCCGCCTCCGCCGCCGCCGAGCTCACCGCGAATGGTGCGAGTGCGATCGGGGTGGCCTGCGATGTGGCCGACGAGACCAGGGTCGGCGAGGTGATCGGTGAAGTCGCCGAACGCCATGGTGGTCTCGACATCCTGGTCAACAATGCGGGACTGCACGCCGCCTACAACAAGCCGTTCGCCGAACTCGGCCTGGCCAAGACGCGGCGGCTGTTCGACGTCAACGTCATGGGCGTGATCATCTGCACGCTCGCGGCGAAGGCCGCCATGAGCGGACGAGCGGGCGCCTCGATCGTCAATATCTCCTCCTCGGCGGCATATCCGAATCGAGCGGCCTACGGCGTGTCCAAACTCGCCGTCCGCGGTCTGACAATGGAGTTCGCACACGAACTCGCCGCCGATGGCATCCGGGTCAACGCGATCGCGCCGGGCCTGATCTTCACCGACACCATTCGGGCCGAGCTGGCCCCCAGTGAGGTCGAACGCGTTATGGGACAACAGATCCTGCGACGTGAGGGCGAGGAACAGGACATCGTCGAGGCGCTGCTGTATCTGGTCTCGTCGAAAGCGTCCTTCGTAACCGGCGAAACCTTGCGTGTGACAGGCGGTTTCACGCTCTCGGTCTAG
- a CDS encoding ABC transporter ATP-binding protein produces the protein MTTTSALLSVRDLGVRYGTAQALQSVTFDLLPNSALAVLGPNGSGKSTLARALSGLVAPAAGTIELDGRDIGGLTPEAIRRAGLVHLPEGRGVFPTLTVLENLRMATAVDRRQRAAAIDRALEIFPVLRERQRQAAGTLSGGEQQMLSLARALMVEPRLVIADEMSLGLAPKMVDIVFESLQRARSAGVAVIMIEQFASRALAFADHCLVMQRGRVAWAGATEQAGDELLRRYLGDATAA, from the coding sequence ATGACCACCACCTCCGCACTGCTGTCCGTGCGCGACCTCGGCGTCCGCTACGGCACCGCGCAGGCACTGCAATCGGTCACCTTCGACCTGCTGCCGAACAGCGCGCTCGCTGTGTTGGGCCCCAACGGATCCGGCAAGAGCACACTCGCCAGAGCGCTGTCCGGACTCGTGGCACCGGCCGCCGGAACCATCGAACTCGACGGTCGCGATATCGGCGGGCTGACGCCCGAGGCGATCCGCCGGGCCGGTCTCGTGCACCTACCCGAGGGTCGCGGCGTATTCCCGACGCTGACAGTTCTGGAAAACCTGCGCATGGCCACCGCGGTCGACCGGCGACAGCGCGCCGCGGCCATCGACCGGGCGCTGGAGATCTTTCCGGTGCTGCGGGAACGGCAGCGCCAGGCCGCCGGCACGCTGTCCGGCGGCGAACAGCAGATGCTGTCGCTGGCCAGGGCCCTGATGGTCGAGCCGCGGTTGGTGATCGCCGATGAGATGTCACTGGGCCTGGCACCCAAGATGGTCGACATCGTCTTCGAGAGCCTGCAGCGAGCGCGGTCCGCGGGTGTCGCGGTGATCATGATCGAGCAGTTCGCCAGCCGGGCACTCGCCTTCGCCGACCACTGCCTGGTCATGCAACGCGGGCGGGTCGCCTGGGCGGGCGCGACGGAGCAGGCCGGAGACGAATTGCTGCGCCGCTACCTAGGCGACGCCACCGCGGCCTGA